One Nicotiana tomentosiformis chromosome 4, ASM39032v3, whole genome shotgun sequence genomic window carries:
- the LOC138909987 gene encoding uncharacterized protein — MERDNYRYVEKCHQCQINRDFIRVMPNELNIMGSPWLFASWGMDLIGPIEPAASNGNVVDNHMQWHKKLSFALLGYRTTMKTSTGKTPYMLVHGTEAVIPTRFKIPSLIIIQEAKLDNTERIRVRQQQLMLIDEKRMDVVCHGQLYQNRMANAFNTKVKPQ; from the exons atggaaagggACAATTATCGCTACGTGGAGAAATGCCATCAATGCCAGATTAACAGGGATTTCATCAGGGTCATGCCAAATGAGTTAAATATAATGGGTTCTCCTTGGTTGTTCGCTTCTTGGGGCATGGATCTAATTGGACCCATAGAACCGGCTGCATCAAATGGGAAT GTAGTAGACAATCACATGCAATGGCACAAGAAACTATCATTTGCCCTACTTGGTTACCGCACTACAATGAAGACATCTACCGGGAAAACGCCATACATGCTGGTACATGGTACTGAAGCTGTAATACCCACAAGGTTTAAGATACCATCTTTAATAATCATCCAGGAAGCCAAGTTGGATAACACAGAAAGGATACGCGTGAGGCAGCAACAACTTATGCTCATCGATGAGAAGAGGATGGATGTAGTTTGTCATGGTCAGCTGTATCAAAATAGGATGGCCAATGCATTCAACACGAAAGTGAAACCTCAGTAG